A part of Desulfomicrobium apsheronum genomic DNA contains:
- a CDS encoding HprK-related kinase B translates to MNNDNALRGLVHHLSAGVATPHQVCLSMGDCRFRVMTNSGNLAQELTRYFAPFLNLGSEADISITALQGEVPDLGLIFQVKEPDPGKTKIKEEWADIEGGRVIRKRLTGMHFLFGNGENLAVGDCEANPNQVVNFINNRFIERKLNDGCLLAHAAGVAVCETGMAMAGFSGMGKSTLALHLVSKGVTFVSNDRLMISPTSSAPVMFGVAKHPRINPGTALHNPDLTGIISPEDTARFQSLSPEELWSLEHKYDALIDQLFGPDRFILQCPMRYLVLLNWHRDGSPTRFEEIDINARHDLLEAFMKDTGLFFTAENGYAPTPDDYAKALAGCRVFEISGGVDFDQAADGCLRLLEKA, encoded by the coding sequence GTGAATAATGACAACGCCCTGCGCGGGCTCGTGCACCATTTGAGCGCCGGCGTCGCGACACCGCACCAGGTCTGCCTGAGCATGGGCGACTGCCGTTTTCGGGTCATGACCAATTCCGGAAATCTGGCCCAGGAATTGACCAGATATTTTGCGCCATTCCTGAACCTAGGATCGGAAGCGGACATATCCATCACAGCCTTGCAGGGCGAGGTTCCTGATCTGGGGCTGATTTTTCAGGTCAAGGAGCCGGATCCGGGCAAGACCAAGATAAAAGAGGAGTGGGCCGACATCGAAGGCGGGCGGGTCATTCGCAAGCGCCTGACCGGCATGCATTTTCTCTTCGGAAACGGGGAAAATCTGGCCGTGGGGGACTGCGAGGCCAATCCCAACCAGGTCGTCAATTTCATCAACAACCGTTTCATCGAGCGCAAGTTGAACGACGGCTGTCTTCTGGCGCATGCCGCCGGAGTAGCGGTGTGTGAGACCGGCATGGCCATGGCCGGGTTTTCGGGCATGGGCAAATCGACCCTGGCCCTGCATCTGGTTAGCAAGGGCGTGACTTTTGTCAGCAACGACCGCCTGATGATCAGTCCGACAAGCTCCGCCCCGGTCATGTTCGGCGTGGCCAAGCACCCGCGCATCAATCCCGGCACGGCCCTGCACAATCCCGATCTGACAGGCATAATCTCCCCCGAGGACACGGCGCGTTTCCAGAGCCTGTCTCCGGAGGAACTCTGGAGCCTGGAGCACAAGTACGACGCCCTCATCGACCAGCTTTTTGGCCCGGACAGGTTCATCCTGCAGTGCCCCATGCGTTATCTGGTGCTGCTGAACTGGCACCGGGACGGCTCGCCCACGCGTTTCGAGGAGATCGACATCAACGCGCGGCACGATTTGCTGGAAGCCTTCATGAAGGACACCGGCCTTTTTTTCACCGCCGAGAACGGCTATGCCCCGACGCCTGACGACTATGCCAAGGCGCTGGCGGGGTGCAGGGTGTTCGAGATCAGCGGAGGCGTGGACTTTGAC
- a CDS encoding phosphate signaling complex PhoU family protein → MLKSFEGLDENFRFLIMEVQNQIKATFQFLLEPTPATYDKIFSKDDYIDNLKNVIENKCFTTLNQTKLAPDQMKCLRAVHVISINLERIGDYCVNIAKQMGYLSTPRFLENFDYKDSFLKIHDTVSEILPVLQKANLSGALSICRMEDELDTMYKENFDKIMIHLRIGRNVEDHITSLFIIRYMERIGDSLLNIGEALLFVIIGERIKIQQFQALQRNLNKSGMQGDVTDVDFQGIWGSRSGCRIARVEEKKSPQARDSIFKEGNLRKIRQEKINLECWNEIFPGLVPRVFSYQEDGENASLLTEFLSGCTLDETIFNPDREILKNALFIFEQTVQHIWEQTMSEHALPTNMMRQALDRMSSILQVHPELMRPAMGIGSIAIPSAGDLIKGCMDIEARFPAPFSVFIHGDFNINNVIYSHLDQKVYFIDLYRSQHADYVQDVSVFLVSNFRLPAFDRESRERISETITSFYNFARNFARAHGDESFDIRLGLGVARSFYTSTRFELNRAFAHAMYNRCLFLMERLTEHELKSPADFSFPLEILNY, encoded by the coding sequence ATGCTCAAAAGTTTCGAAGGGCTCGATGAGAATTTCAGGTTCCTGATCATGGAAGTGCAGAACCAGATCAAGGCCACGTTCCAATTTCTGCTGGAGCCGACTCCGGCGACCTATGACAAGATCTTCAGCAAGGACGACTACATAGATAACCTGAAGAACGTCATAGAGAACAAGTGCTTCACCACGCTGAACCAGACCAAGCTGGCTCCGGATCAGATGAAGTGTCTGCGGGCCGTGCATGTCATCAGCATCAATCTTGAACGCATCGGCGACTATTGCGTGAATATCGCCAAGCAGATGGGCTATCTGTCCACCCCTCGCTTTTTGGAGAATTTCGACTATAAAGATAGCTTCCTGAAAATTCACGATACGGTGAGCGAAATTCTTCCCGTGCTGCAAAAGGCCAACCTGTCGGGCGCGCTGTCCATCTGTCGCATGGAGGACGAGCTCGACACCATGTACAAGGAAAATTTCGACAAGATCATGATCCACCTGCGCATCGGTCGCAACGTGGAGGATCACATCACCTCGCTTTTCATCATCCGGTACATGGAGCGCATTGGGGACAGCCTGCTCAACATCGGGGAGGCGCTGCTTTTCGTCATCATCGGCGAACGCATCAAGATTCAGCAGTTCCAGGCCCTGCAGCGCAACCTGAACAAGTCGGGCATGCAGGGGGACGTCACGGATGTGGATTTCCAGGGAATCTGGGGCTCGCGCTCCGGCTGCCGCATCGCCCGCGTGGAAGAGAAGAAATCTCCCCAGGCCCGGGATTCCATCTTCAAGGAAGGCAACCTGCGCAAGATCCGTCAGGAGAAGATCAACCTTGAATGCTGGAACGAAATATTTCCCGGACTGGTTCCGAGGGTTTTCAGTTACCAGGAAGACGGGGAGAATGCGTCGCTTCTGACTGAGTTTCTGTCCGGCTGCACCCTGGATGAGACCATTTTCAATCCGGACCGGGAGATTCTCAAAAACGCCCTCTTCATCTTCGAGCAGACCGTGCAGCACATCTGGGAACAGACCATGAGCGAGCACGCCCTGCCCACGAACATGATGCGTCAGGCCCTGGACCGCATGTCCTCGATCCTGCAGGTCCATCCGGAGCTCATGCGCCCCGCGATGGGCATAGGCTCCATCGCCATCCCCTCGGCCGGGGATCTGATCAAGGGCTGCATGGACATCGAGGCCAGATTCCCGGCGCCTTTTTCGGTCTTCATCCATGGCGACTTTAACATCAACAACGTCATCTACAGCCATCTTGATCAAAAGGTCTATTTCATAGATCTGTATCGATCCCAACATGCCGACTACGTGCAGGACGTCTCGGTCTTTCTCGTCTCCAACTTCCGCCTGCCCGCTTTTGACCGGGAATCGCGCGAACGTATCAGCGAAACCATCACCAGCTTCTACAATTTCGCCCGGAATTTTGCCCGGGCCCATGGCGACGAGAGCTTCGACATCCGGCTGGGGCTCGGTGTGGCCAGGTCGTTTTATACTTCGACCCGTTTCGAGCTGAACCGGGCCTTTGCCCATGCCATGTACAATCGCTGTCTCTTTCTCATGGAGCGGCTCACGGAACATGAATTGAAGTCTCCGGCTGATTTTTCTTTCCCCTTGGAAATACTCAACTATTAG
- a CDS encoding GAK system ATP-grasp enzyme, with protein sequence MKIGVVGTRGGWSSELLAATVAAKTGFRLLVDMEQVCMDLDSGKVWTEGVDLGSLDGLIIKKIGARYSPDLLDRLEVLRFLAQRGLPIFSSPMSIMRVLDRLSCTVTLRLGNIPMPPTTITESVDEALGAVARYGAAVFKPLFTSKARGMTVIDHGAGARAAIEAFHAENPIMYMQQKIELPGQDLGIVFLGGKYLTTYARCGTGAWNTTTESGGKYAPATPSPEAMRTAEEAQALFNLDFTCVDVVEAATGPVVFEVSAFGGFRGIQDACGLDAAAMYTDYVMEKIRE encoded by the coding sequence ATGAAGATAGGAGTGGTCGGAACGCGCGGTGGGTGGTCTTCGGAACTTCTTGCGGCCACGGTGGCCGCCAAGACCGGATTTCGCCTGCTGGTGGACATGGAGCAGGTCTGCATGGACCTGGACAGCGGCAAGGTCTGGACCGAAGGGGTCGATCTTGGCAGTCTTGACGGCCTCATCATCAAGAAGATCGGCGCGCGCTATTCTCCGGATCTTCTCGACAGGCTTGAGGTGCTGCGCTTTCTGGCACAGCGCGGGCTGCCCATTTTTTCCTCGCCCATGTCCATCATGCGCGTGCTGGACCGTCTCAGCTGCACCGTGACCCTGCGCCTCGGGAATATCCCCATGCCTCCGACGACCATCACCGAGTCCGTGGACGAAGCGCTGGGCGCGGTTGCGCGTTATGGCGCGGCCGTGTTCAAGCCGCTTTTCACCTCCAAGGCCCGGGGCATGACGGTCATTGACCACGGAGCCGGGGCGCGCGCCGCCATCGAGGCCTTTCACGCGGAAAATCCCATCATGTACATGCAGCAGAAGATCGAGCTGCCCGGGCAGGATCTGGGCATCGTCTTTCTGGGCGGCAAGTACCTGACCACCTACGCCCGTTGCGGCACGGGGGCCTGGAACACGACCACCGAGTCGGGAGGCAAATACGCCCCGGCCACGCCTTCGCCCGAGGCCATGCGCACGGCCGAGGAGGCCCAGGCCCTGTTCAATCTCGATTTCACCTGCGTCGATGTGGTGGAAGCCGCCACCGGGCCAGTGGTCTTCGAGGTTTCGGCCTTCGGCGGGTTCCGTGGCATCCAGGATGCCTGCGGTCTTGATGCCGCGGCCATGTACACCGATTATGTCATGGAGAAGATTCGTGAATAA
- a CDS encoding amphi-Trp domain-containing protein: MSQDDKFEFESVQDSQTIQKYLQALQDGFAQGRIVLHSEGSEICLHPRGFMKFQVSVKKKGSENKLSVKFAWKDKSDESPASSTISITS, encoded by the coding sequence ATGTCTCAAGACGACAAATTTGAATTCGAGTCCGTACAGGACAGCCAGACCATCCAGAAATATCTGCAAGCCCTGCAGGATGGGTTCGCGCAGGGGCGGATAGTGCTTCATTCCGAGGGCTCGGAAATCTGTCTGCACCCCCGCGGCTTCATGAAATTTCAGGTCTCGGTGAAGAAAAAGGGTTCTGAAAACAAGCTCTCCGTCAAGTTCGCCTGGAAGGACAAGAGCGACGAATCCCCGGCATCCAGCACCATTTCCATCACTTCCTAG